The genomic interval TAATAGCGTAGTTTAAAAGAGCATGTCATCATAATGAATGAAGTAAATAACAATGTTATCCCAGTAAGTATGGTATGATGGTATGCAAACGTACCGAGGTAATTACAATTATCCAAACTTCtacaatttgttgatttttttacgaAAAGTAGGGTAAAAGCTCATCTTTCTGTGCTTTTCCCTTTTTTTACAACCAGCAATTgatttaagttgaaattatgaaataccCACAAAGCCGagacaattattaatttaccaTCGTACGACACTAGCTCATTTACTGATTTGATTGAGCTATAACGCCCAGGCGATTTCACTGTCGCGCCAAAATATCACGTGACTACATAAGAGGGCGGAGCTAGTGAGTCAAACAAGTTAGAGTTCATTTTGGAGTTCTTCAGAAAATGGTGCGAGCTTTCTAGGCCTGCGGCCTCGCTGCGCTTTCATCATTGTTTAGTATATCTCCAAAAAAGCCCCAACATATACGAAGACGGCAATGTCGATGTATTATCATTGTCGTCTTGGCCAATGAAAACGTCATTTAAATCGCCCCTGTCCAAATCCATAGTAAGTAATAAACATCCGTCGTCTCGGTCTCTGTAGGACCCACGGTTTATGAAATAGATGCCATTTGTACCAATTTAGATGATACTCCAGATGAACAACCTACACGCACACtcaaaacttaaaatttaattaCAATTGTATTACTACTTCGAACTATTCGAACAACTGGAATTTGAAGTAGTTCATTGAAAACTGATTCATTTGTTAGAACAGTTACTCAAGAAATGGTGTACTTGAttccatatattttgtttcgaaaCTATCACCCAATGTCTTACAATTTTCACTATTGTCATGTTTCGTTTAATAATTGCTGATGCTTTCCTACTCGACAATCTTGAATTTATTCTCTGGCTTGAAGTTGTGGTATCAATGCAAAATAACTACACAAATGCAGTATTCAGACTCAACGAAACTTTTCTTGAAACTAAGGTTGAGGATAGTTGCAGGGAGATTCAATAACTTTAcgtgtttttataaaaataactattGTAGGATGTTCATTTCAGTGTTTTAGCTTTTGCAATTGCTGCAAGCTGtatgtttctattttaatagttcacaattttaaccgatttttcttttttttaccaAACAAGGTCGCCTTTTAAAGGATTAAGACGAAACAAATCGCTGTACAGCTCTGCAATGTCGACCTTTGTATCTCTAGAATAAACATAGCTTGCTGAATTGGTTGATCTTTTGTTTCGCTGACATCTGACTTTATATACATAACACAAAAAGAATGTTAGTCTAGTTTGTCATGTTAATGCTAACTTTTTTCCAACAGTCATATTTAGTGGATACGACGCCAAGTATTAatatgtacagtcgaaccccgttgactcgaactcgtttggctcgttTTCCTCGTTTTCCTCGTTTGCGCGAACTGGatttaaaggaccgatttcttaaaactgattttaaccatttccgcttggctcgaactccccgAGGCCCGAGTTTTTTGCCGGTCCCTTGGATTCGAGCCAACGTTGTTCGACGGTACAGGGTTTCCGCAAGAAATTTCATTAGGCATGTCTGTTGAGGAggattcttttatttttgttatttaaatggtgcaatttccagtttttaaacatgtttacagtTCTGGgtccgtattacagaagcatcttaataTGTGGATGGGAACGCGATTTTGATCATTGTGGCGCTAACGTGAATAACGAGAAAAAGCGAGAATCAAATCGCGCACTCTTTTCCCCTTGATGTTTCATGGTATTTTCGAGCTTAAAACTTAGTTATttgttgtcaacataaaaaaacacgtcaATTTCAGCAATAAACCCTCTGCAACACTATTTATTAACGTATAGTTGATCATAACCTTTTAACGTgtgtttaatttaccgaaagagTCGGTCAGCTGTTCGGCTTTTGGACTTTGGTAACTACGTCTGTATGACGGTAAGGTGCAAACATTTCTGGTCGATGATGTGAgacgtttttgaaataaaaacagtattattttatttttttgaaacgaAAGAACATTGATCAGAATATGCTTGATCATGAAATGGTTGTTTATAACCGATATTTGTTCACATTCTGACAAACAACGCAGTAACCGAGACACCGTTTCCCAGTTATCACGAGGAACATCCGGGGTTAAACTTCAACGTTTCTGGGTTCAAATTGTGGAATTACAAGTGGTAagtgcaaataaaatgttatttaatcatttattgattATGTTTAATCAGTATAACACAATCTGTAAGCTTGATAATGCAATTTGACAGTACTTTCACATGGCAATCAAAGTGATTGACAAAACCCGGAAGTGAATTCTGCGACAcctattggaaaatattttttgttgttagcAACCGATAATGACCGCCAaggttaaatgttaaataaactaTGAGTCAGTTCACGTTGTCACAGGCCTCGACGGTACCTTATGATaaagaatatattcaaaatgatgatccagattttgcaaatgaactaCTTAAACTTGacaatctttatttcaatgaacTTGTGCAGTCATctcaaagtcaaaatataaaagattcaGATGAAAGGtcaattttatcatgttttatcaataatgATGATTCTGattgtgaaataaacaatgaacaagagtCTGATTGTGAACATGATGTTTCTGAAACTAGTTTCAACGATGATGTACTTACTCTGTCAAATGATTATGATGGTACTTCAAGACCTGAAGATGTCAAGGAGAttcataatgtaaacaaactgcgAGCAGAAACATGTGGATGTAAAGGATTATATAATGGGAAACCATGCTCATCAGtagttgattttgaaaaactgttAGCTTACAGACAAAACTGCATGGACCTTTCAAATGATGAAAGAGAACTTGTTATTAAGAGTCTTTTGCTTGCCCATAGAGTTACCACTGGCAAAATATTGTCCAATAAGAAATCACAAAAGACCCGTGTGAAACCATCGCAGATGTATTATTTTATGGGACACAAAATCTGTAAAACcacatttatttttgcacaTGCAACATCTTACTGCAGTTTGCAAAGAATGGCAAAATCACTGGATTCTGAGGGGATAAAGCCCAGAATTCATGGGAATAAGCACAAGGCCCCAGCTAACGCCCTTAGCTTTACAGACCGAAGCAGGTTGAAAACCTTTATTGAAAATTATGCAACAGACAATGCTTTGCCATTGCCAGGTCGGCTCCCTCATTGCCCAAATCAGACTGTTCTTTTATTGCCATCTGATGTTAACATTTCtgaaattcatgaaatatatcaggAAAGTGCTGTTGAGACTGGCTATAGACAAGTGTGTCTTAAAACATTTCGAAACATTTGGAATGAACTTTGCCCTCACATAGCCTTGGCAAAGCCAACGACAGACCTTtgttttaaatgccaaaaattTGGTGTAAAATTGGGAAAGTCGGGTCAGCTAAGTGATGAAGATAAAAATGAACTTGTAAGTGAGTACGAGGCTCATCTAAGCACTGCAAAAAAACAAAGAGAGCAGTACAAGGAGTTAACTGCTGCAAGCAAAGATGTTCATAGCAGTGAAATTCTTTCACAAGGTTAGAGCCATTCCaaaaccaaaataagatttatatgttaatatattgatcaaaaatatttgttctgaGTACACTTGTCTGTgccacaattaattattatttacccTAACATTTTCTGATACAGTGTATATTACTATCATTTGAAAGTTACTGAATAGCGGTCGGATCACCTGTTTTCATAAATTACaatactatttgattttttttaaatgctataattattgtctttaAAGGTGCTGAACCATGTAGCCAAGATGTGCACTACCACTACTCATGGGACTTTGCCCAGCAAGTTCACTATCCACATCATGCACAACAAGTTGGGCCGATATATTTCACCACCCCACGAAAGTGTTTGGCATGTGCGCCGAAGGTTCAGGTAAATTTTTATGGTTAGATGTCACTTGGAATTAAACAAGGAGTAACAGAATAAGACAGTTAAAACTAACTGAAGTaatacatagtttacaaataatttatttttcacagattttccgtattttaccattaagaaagattactaggtatacctagtagaattcatttttatgcgtgattggcttgtcgatgttatcacgtgatattaccaagttggGTATGTAGCTTAAATGTTCCAAAggtttagagtaagccttcgtagcacagtgaatacaacactggactgcaattttggcaactACGGATCGAACattaacattttggtatttttctttcaattttgatatcaaaaagtaaaacattttattaaataattgtcctgagattcattacagaaaaaacattttttgatgccaatctggtgtaaagtccctttaacaattaatatttattaacaggAAAGCAGACATTTTATCTTGTGGACGAGGCCGAATTGCCAGGGAAAGGAAGCGACAGTGTCGTGAGCATGGCCCACCACTACTTTCAGCACTTTGGCGTTGGTGAAAAACATGCTGAGGTATTTAGTGCTTCAAAACGATTACCCATTAAAATTATCTATAGAATAAATATGGATTAAAGGTTCTATCAGCCTATGCAAAGTTCATCCTTATTGCTGAGAAGAGATTATTAGAATCAATAGTGAATATAATagatgatgaaacttaacatataTTACACCATGAAACACATTCTTACTCAGATGCTTTTCCATTTCACATTCGATGCTTGATAACAATTGGATATTTAGTTTCAACTATGGCTTATGAAATGTGTCCCTCATTGTAACATTGTA from Mya arenaria isolate MELC-2E11 chromosome 7, ASM2691426v1 carries:
- the LOC128240459 gene encoding uncharacterized protein LOC128240459, which translates into the protein MVYGYHNNDNFRSDLFVSNSADHESFSPTAPTSHDSSVSTTAFSSRCHRPRRPEDVKEIHNVNKLRAETCGCKGLYNGKPCSSVVDFEKLLAYRQNCMDLSNDERELVIKSLLLAHRVTTGKILSNKKSQKTRVKPSQMYYFMGHKICKTTFIFAHATSYCSLQRMAKSLDSEGIKPRIHGNKHKAPANALSFTDRSRLKTFIENYATDNALPLPGRLPHCPNQTVLLLPSDVNISEIHEIYQESAVETGYRQVCLKTFRNIWNELCPHIALAKPTTDLCFKCQKFGVKLGKSGQLSDEDKNELVSEYEAHLSTAKKQREQYKELTAASKDVHSSEILSQG